The sequence GCTCGGCGACGCGGCGGGCCCGCCCGCGGGCCGCGGGCGGGCGAGGGCGCGTCCGACCACCACGCCGAGGACGACGACGCCCAGGACGGCGAGCGCGAGCCCCAGCGCGGTGACGGGCGTCACCTCGCGTGGCTCGACGACCGCACGCGGGAACGTGTCTCCCACCGCCATCGTGAACTCGACCGGGACGGGCTCGCTGCCTGCCCAGACGAGCCACGCCCCGCCCGCCACCAGCAGCAACCCGAGGAGGGGCAACGCCCCTCGTCCCCAGGCCGACCCGTCCCGCCGCCGCGCTGCCCCCTGCTCGCTCTCCATGAGTCGAATCATGGCCGTCGAGAGCCGTGCGTGGGTGGGGTTCCGCGGGTGGATCAGCACCGCGGCGCGGGAGGGCGGGGACGGGTGCGACGATTCCGGGGTGCGGAGCGTCGTGGTGGTCGAAGGGGGCGACCTGGGGTGCGCGCGGCTGCTGGTGCTGCTGCGGCATCGGGTCGCGGAGCTCGACGACGGGACCGTGGTGCACGTGTCCACCTCCGACCCGGTCGCCCCGATCGACCTGCCGGTCTGGTGCCAGATGACGGGGCACGCCTACCTGGGCACCGTGCCGGGGACCGCGGTGCCGACCTACGCCGTGCAGGTGACCGCGACGCCTGCCGCCACCGATCCCGCCAACCCCTGGCGTCGGGCGACCTGACCCGCGCTAGGGTGGCGACGGCGATGGATCCCGCCGGGGCGTAGCGCGTCCGAACCGCCGCGAGGCTGATGGTTCCTGCCCGGTCGT is a genomic window of Cellulomonas fulva containing:
- a CDS encoding sulfurtransferase TusA family protein; translated protein: MRSVVVVEGGDLGCARLLVLLRHRVAELDDGTVVHVSTSDPVAPIDLPVWCQMTGHAYLGTVPGTAVPTYAVQVTATPAATDPANPWRRAT